The window TACCGACTGCCATAGTTACCTCAAATTAAATTTGATACATTATCACTATTGTTTATGGCAATAGCAAGCACAAGCAAATTACAAATAAGTTTGTAGTAAAAGAAGATGCTAACGATTTTTTACTCGGGGACAGTATGAACGCACAATGGCATTCTAGCTAAAGCTATGATGCCATCTACTAACTTTTGTACAAATTATAAATTTGACAAAAGTCGAGCTGCCTAGGGGCTCGAATCCTCTCGCTGGGCGAGAAAACAAAAAGACCTAGGATAAACCTAGATCTTCTTGTTTCTGGCTCGGGGACAGGGATTCGAACCCCGGCTACTGGGACCAAAACCCAGCGTCCTACCACTAGACGATCCCCGACCGTCTGACTAATGTCGAATAGCGCCTGCGATTATACCATCTGTTGAACCGAATAGAAATAGTGGCTTAAGCTGCAAAGCCATGGTATTCGTGAAGATAGATCGAAGCAATCGTAATTCTTAGTACTATGTACTCACCTTTGTTGAGCTGAGCCACTGGTGGGATAACGCCTTCTGGCAATAGTTTTTCATTGCCAATAAATTCGCTTAGTTTTTGTTGAGCTAATGAATAGTCTGTTTCTCGATCGGCATGCCCGCGTATGTGCATTGTCGATAAGCTACTCTTTTCTGAAATCGTTATACTTACTTTGTTGTTGTTGGCCGTATTTTTCGCAGTCGGGGTTGAGTCTCTGGTTATCACATGCAAAATACTCGGGTCACCTGAATCGCAGAAGTAGAATACGGTAGCCCCATAAGGATAGCCGTCGCTCCCGAAAGATGAAATAACCGCCAAATTATTTCTATGAATAAAATTTAACTCGGGGTCGTTTGGGACTGCTGCCTCAATACTATCGGGATTACTTGGCTTAGCGACTGTTGTAGTTTTATTGTTTGTACCGCCGCGAGCTGCCAAAACTTGCCTTTCGAGTGAATTTACAAAGATTCTGGCGCATTTCTGGTTTACGTAACTAAAGTCGAATGTCTTTGGGCCAGCGAAGACTGTAACCTTGGCGTAGAGTAGACCAAAGTCGACGTGGATGTCTCCAATTAGGTGGTAAGGCATTTCGTCGGCTACGACATGAAACGGCTTGACATCTATAAACTGTAGTTTTAGATCCGTCACAAGTAACATTGCCGAGCTGCCATTATGTGTGCCGTATATTGCGCCTAAGATATGCTCGTTGTCGCCGATTATTTTTGGTAGATGATCAACCTCACTCTTTAGTCGACCGTACCTTGTTACGCCCGCCAAACGTAGTTCTGCTGATATTCTTTTGGTTTTGACTGGGTCGATTGATTTGTCGGCCATAGGATACCTCCTATTTATATTTAAATATATCCATTAAAGTATCTGCAGAAATATTATCGGGTTCTGAATCTATAAGCTCATCAAGTTCTTTCTTGATAGCAGACTGACTTAAATTCTTACCAATTACAACTAGTTGAGTTAAAGGGGTTTCGTGGCCTGCCCATTCATCCAGCTTGAGCTCGTAACGCGTGCCAACAGCCTGGAAAATATATTTTTGTCCAACGCCTTTCATTCCAAAGTAACATATACCTTTGGCTCTAAAAATATCATCACCTAACTTACCGGCCCATGCTTCGAATTTGTCGGGATTGAGCGGTTTAACAGTTGTAAAACTGACCGAGCTGAATGACTCATGTAAATGTTCGTGATCGTGGTCGTTCGAGCCATTGGTAAGTTTCAGTTGTCTTGTATTGTTGAGCGGCAAATCGCTATTTAACAGCAATCTAGGATCAACCTGTCCTTGCTCAGCCCGGACAACTTTTGCTTGCGGAGACGCAAAGTTGATTGTAGAAATTATCTCGTCTAATGCTTTTTGTGTTACAAGGTCGACTTTGTTAATGATTACGATATCTGCCAGATTTAGGTTTGCTAGTGCGCTTGTGTG of the Candidatus Nomurabacteria bacterium genome contains:
- a CDS encoding PH domain-containing protein — its product is MADKSIDPVKTKRISAELRLAGVTRYGRLKSEVDHLPKIIGDNEHILGAIYGTHNGSSAMLLVTDLKLQFIDVKPFHVVADEMPYHLIGDIHVDFGLLYAKVTVFAGPKTFDFSYVNQKCARIFVNSLERQVLAARGGTNNKTTTVAKPSNPDSIEAAVPNDPELNFIHRNNLAVISSFGSDGYPYGATVFYFCDSGDPSILHVITRDSTPTAKNTANNNKVSITISEKSSLSTMHIRGHADRETDYSLAQQKLSEFIGNEKLLPEGVIPPVAQLNKGEYIVLRITIASIYLHEYHGFAA
- a CDS encoding GTP-binding protein, with the translated sequence MINRTHSIPIVLLTGFLGAGKTSVLNYLLKQNHGLKIGVIVNDFGDINIDSLLVSAQTDTQLELTNGCICCSVDDGELDDAISQLAYKGSTLDYIVIEASGLAEPKDLANMLRLMRNRYAHFDSVITVVDAANFAKNNKVHTSALANLNLADIVIINKVDLVTQKALDEIISTINFASPQAKVVRAEQGQVDPRLLLNSDLPLNNTRQLKLTNGSNDHDHEHLHESFSSVSFTTVKPLNPDKFEAWAGKLGDDIFRAKGICYFGMKGVGQKYIFQAVGTRYELKLDEWAGHETPLTQLVVIGKNLSQSAIKKELDELIDSEPDNISADTLMDIFKYK